In one window of Oleidesulfovibrio alaskensis DSM 16109 DNA:
- a CDS encoding XrtA system polysaccharide chain length determinant, giving the protein MNTMLDDVEAGGGLDILRYIRLLWEHALAFWLMAAVVMLAALGFAYSLPKIYQAKSTVAIEQNVINDLVRGIAITPSMGAKIRILNVSLLSRSSLLSVMKELDMDLGLSGPALEERITSVRRKVSVGLDEKRGLFFISYESSNPVLARDFVNTLTRHYIEQSTSDKREESFEATRFLADQIEVFRKRIEAVQAEIDSFKASRGQILNMSEPALRREIQMAQEELQALRIRKTDLLAQRGVMLRNTPLRNRLETLEAQLAAMLVSYTEKHPAVIRTKQEIEGLRREVARKGEEERKIIYGTSEYQRIKVELTAVEQQEAQLVSKIADNERLLREIPSVATELADLENRKRKESLIYEQLVGRYGQSEVSKQMELQDKAVSFRIIDPAVLPSVPVSPKRWLILLAGMAAGLGGAFGVLFLFDLLNPRVRSVEDLRRLGFHVMAVVPSISDVAEERRIFRRRAAVTACGVLLCGGVVAVAAAEFLQLRFMENFIAGAVFTVKSWF; this is encoded by the coding sequence ATGAACACAATGCTGGATGATGTCGAGGCCGGTGGCGGCCTCGACATACTGCGTTATATACGGTTGCTCTGGGAGCATGCTCTGGCCTTCTGGCTGATGGCCGCCGTGGTTATGCTGGCGGCTCTCGGGTTCGCGTATTCGCTGCCCAAGATATATCAGGCCAAAAGCACTGTGGCCATTGAGCAGAACGTCATAAATGATCTGGTGCGCGGTATCGCCATAACGCCTTCCATGGGCGCTAAAATCCGTATTCTCAATGTGTCGCTGCTCAGCCGCTCTTCACTGCTTTCGGTGATGAAAGAACTGGACATGGACCTTGGCCTGAGCGGACCTGCGCTGGAGGAACGCATAACCTCCGTGCGCAGAAAGGTTAGTGTGGGGCTGGACGAAAAACGCGGTCTTTTTTTTATTTCGTACGAGAGCAGCAATCCTGTGCTGGCGCGTGATTTTGTCAACACCCTGACCCGCCATTACATAGAACAGAGCACCTCCGACAAGCGCGAGGAATCTTTTGAAGCCACCCGTTTTCTTGCAGACCAGATAGAGGTTTTCCGCAAGCGCATAGAAGCCGTGCAGGCGGAGATAGACAGCTTTAAAGCCAGCCGCGGCCAGATTCTGAATATGAGTGAACCGGCACTGCGGCGTGAAATTCAGATGGCGCAGGAAGAATTGCAGGCATTGCGTATCCGCAAGACAGATCTGCTGGCGCAGCGCGGTGTCATGCTGCGCAATACGCCGCTGCGCAACAGGCTGGAAACGCTGGAGGCGCAGCTTGCCGCCATGCTTGTCAGCTACACGGAAAAACATCCCGCTGTCATCAGGACAAAACAGGAGATAGAAGGACTCCGGCGTGAAGTGGCCCGCAAGGGGGAAGAAGAACGCAAGATAATCTACGGAACTTCCGAGTATCAGCGTATCAAGGTTGAGCTGACCGCCGTGGAACAGCAGGAAGCACAGCTTGTTTCTAAAATAGCGGACAACGAGCGGTTGCTGCGCGAAATTCCTTCGGTAGCGACGGAACTTGCCGATCTTGAAAACCGCAAGCGCAAGGAATCTCTTATTTATGAACAGCTTGTGGGGCGCTACGGACAGTCCGAGGTTTCAAAGCAAATGGAGCTGCAGGACAAGGCGGTGAGTTTCCGCATTATTGATCCGGCCGTGCTGCCTTCGGTACCGGTCAGCCCCAAGCGCTGGCTCATACTGTTGGCGGGCATGGCTGCCGGTCTGGGCGGAGCATTCGGGGTGCTTTTTCTGTTCGACCTGCTGAATCCGCGGGTGCGTTCGGTTGAAGACCTGCGCAGGCTGGGGTTTCATGTGATGGCGGTGGTGCCCAGTATTTCAGATGTAGCGGAGGAGCGGCGTATTTTCAGGCGTCGTGCCGCTGTGACGGCGTGCGGTGTTCTGTTGTGCGGTGGCGTGGTTGCCGTTGCCGCGGCGGAATTTCTGCAGCTGCGTTTTATGGAAAACTTTATCGCTGGTGCGGTCTTTACCGTAAAAAGCTGGTTTTAA
- a CDS encoding XrtA system polysaccharide deacetylase produces MRNALTVDVEDYFHVSAFDSCVRPADWESMPSRVQGNTLRVLELFEELSVRGTFFMLGWVAERHPWLVRRIADAGHEIGCHGYAHRRITAQSPDVFRQDVQRAKSYLEDVGGKPVVGFRAPSWTITRSTLWALDILQQLGFTYDSSIFPIHHDIYGMPGAERFPHVMQCGQGLLAEFPPSTVVFSAGRRSFNFPVAGGGYLRLLPAPLIGRAYAALNSRNHPAVLYFHPWEIDPAQPRIPGRVPLRSRFRHYLNLGRMERKLRYLLTHHSFAPMAQVLEDALGAGTMQTVSAPQGSFSGENAHV; encoded by the coding sequence ATGCGCAATGCTCTTACTGTCGATGTGGAGGATTATTTCCATGTCAGCGCGTTTGACAGCTGTGTGCGTCCGGCAGACTGGGAATCAATGCCTTCGCGGGTGCAGGGCAATACGCTGCGCGTGCTTGAACTGTTTGAAGAGCTGTCGGTGCGCGGTACTTTTTTTATGCTGGGCTGGGTGGCCGAACGCCACCCGTGGCTTGTACGGCGCATTGCCGATGCCGGCCATGAAATAGGCTGCCACGGCTACGCCCACCGGCGCATAACCGCCCAGTCCCCCGATGTGTTCCGTCAGGACGTGCAGCGGGCGAAAAGCTATCTTGAAGATGTGGGCGGAAAGCCCGTAGTCGGGTTCCGCGCCCCCAGCTGGACCATCACCCGCAGCACATTGTGGGCGCTTGATATCCTCCAGCAGCTGGGGTTCACCTACGATTCCAGCATCTTTCCCATTCATCACGATATCTACGGTATGCCCGGAGCAGAACGCTTTCCGCATGTCATGCAGTGCGGCCAAGGGCTGCTGGCGGAGTTTCCGCCCAGTACCGTGGTGTTTTCTGCCGGCAGACGGTCTTTCAATTTTCCCGTGGCGGGGGGCGGCTATCTGCGTCTGCTGCCTGCACCGCTAATAGGCAGGGCGTATGCCGCGCTCAACAGCCGCAACCATCCTGCCGTACTCTACTTTCATCCGTGGGAAATAGACCCCGCCCAGCCCAGAATACCGGGGCGCGTTCCTCTGCGTTCGCGTTTCCGCCATTATCTTAATCTGGGGCGCATGGAGCGCAAGCTGCGCTATTTGCTGACCCACCACAGTTTTGCCCCCATGGCGCAGGTGCTTGAAGACGCGCTGGGCGCCGGCACAATGCAGACAGTATCTGCACCGCAGGGCAGCTTTTCAGGAGAAAACGCGCATGTCTGA
- a CDS encoding XrtA-associated tyrosine autokinase yields the protein MSRIEQALARARKDKEHNAEDTPPRPAGGGGAPSGVPHTPAEDSGGPAGPLPAPRVAAARQVRLSPKLVTATAMQSGLSEEYRKLKERLVKLTKRSGFQNMLMVTSALSREGKSLTSANLAISLAQEFDHTVLLIDADLRGPTCHELLGVARTPGLTDCLLDGTDVGEALVPTGLGRLSFLPAGRAVPNPGELFASTMMQDLLLQMKHRYTDRYLIIDTPPVLPFSETRSLSRVVDGVVMVVRENVATMEDLRESLEALEGATMLGVVYNNARSGGGRRGRYGYGYGYGGYGSGA from the coding sequence ATGAGCAGAATTGAACAGGCGCTCGCAAGGGCGCGTAAGGATAAAGAACATAACGCGGAAGATACGCCGCCACGCCCCGCCGGAGGCGGAGGTGCTCCGTCCGGAGTGCCGCATACTCCCGCTGAAGATTCAGGCGGGCCTGCCGGTCCGTTGCCGGCGCCGCGCGTTGCGGCAGCCCGGCAGGTGCGGCTCAGCCCCAAGCTTGTCACCGCCACTGCCATGCAGTCCGGTCTGAGCGAAGAATACAGAAAGCTCAAGGAACGGCTGGTCAAACTGACCAAGCGCAGCGGTTTTCAGAACATGCTGATGGTCACAAGCGCCCTTTCGCGCGAAGGCAAAAGCCTTACCTCCGCCAATCTGGCCATCAGTCTTGCACAGGAATTTGACCACACGGTGCTGCTTATCGACGCGGATTTGCGCGGGCCCACCTGCCATGAACTGCTGGGTGTGGCGCGTACTCCCGGCCTTACGGACTGTCTGCTTGACGGTACAGATGTGGGTGAGGCGCTGGTGCCCACCGGTCTTGGCAGGTTGTCGTTCCTGCCCGCGGGCAGGGCTGTGCCCAACCCCGGAGAGCTTTTTGCCTCCACCATGATGCAGGATCTGCTGCTGCAGATGAAACACCGCTACACCGACAGATATCTTATTATCGATACGCCGCCGGTGCTGCCGTTTTCTGAAACGCGTTCGCTGAGCCGGGTGGTTGACGGCGTGGTGATGGTGGTGCGTGAAAATGTGGCCACCATGGAAGACCTGCGGGAGTCGCTGGAAGCGCTGGAAGGTGCCACCATGCTGGGGGTTGTGTACAACAATGCACGCAGCGGCGGGGGCAGAAGAGGCCGTTACGGCTACGGCTACGGGTATGGCGGTTACGGTTCCGGCGCATAG
- a CDS encoding TIGR03016 family PEP-CTERM system-associated outer membrane protein, with product MKYFFRLLVAVMLSLPLCAQAAEIDLKAGIGAGGEYNDNVDERAGGRGDFITHVKPTLGATYEGGRVTGSLLYSGDYQYYKDGTYEDDYNHKLAAQVLVNAVEDFFYISLTDTYSSVYSDARRGEVIEGDETSSSGTVDKNVAILSPYFVLNPDERTQINTGYRLRDVRYAQKDDGTNKISHELFADANREISERLSGLAGYSFTVENAEEDEGSSDDLTRHRVYVGGTYDYAEDSRISLRFGPSFNEYDKGGSAVEMYYEASLVHTFGSVVGTLGFVQDYQDDPDSGELLLTSTYSAGLTKIFDRATLSLNMQYRESEEAEDSAGDGQDSGSGTTRSWRPSLRGTYELSPRATLGGGLTYESEDAPDGVTDRWYCDASLSYAMQENVTASLTYRYKSVDEAGENPWAANRIMAEVGVTF from the coding sequence ATGAAGTATTTCTTCCGGCTCCTTGTGGCTGTGATGCTCAGCCTGCCGCTGTGTGCGCAGGCTGCGGAAATCGATCTGAAAGCAGGTATCGGCGCGGGGGGCGAATATAACGACAACGTGGATGAACGCGCGGGCGGCCGCGGTGACTTCATCACACATGTCAAACCCACGCTGGGAGCCACCTACGAAGGGGGCAGGGTAACAGGATCGCTGCTGTATTCAGGCGACTACCAGTACTACAAAGACGGCACCTATGAAGACGATTATAACCACAAGCTTGCGGCCCAGGTGCTGGTCAATGCTGTCGAGGACTTTTTTTATATAAGCCTGACAGATACCTATAGTTCGGTGTATTCAGATGCACGGCGGGGTGAAGTCATTGAAGGTGACGAGACGTCTTCGTCCGGCACGGTGGATAAAAATGTGGCCATACTGTCGCCGTATTTTGTGCTTAATCCCGACGAGCGCACGCAGATAAATACGGGATACAGGCTGCGGGACGTGCGTTATGCCCAGAAAGACGACGGCACCAACAAAATTTCGCACGAGCTTTTTGCGGACGCGAACAGAGAAATTTCTGAACGGTTGAGCGGTCTGGCGGGGTATTCCTTTACGGTGGAAAACGCCGAAGAGGACGAGGGGTCTTCAGACGACCTGACGCGGCACAGAGTTTATGTAGGGGGCACCTACGACTATGCCGAAGACTCGCGGATTTCCTTGCGGTTCGGGCCCTCGTTCAACGAATACGACAAGGGCGGCTCCGCGGTGGAAATGTACTACGAAGCTTCGCTGGTGCACACATTCGGTTCGGTGGTGGGTACGCTTGGTTTCGTGCAGGATTATCAGGATGATCCTGATTCCGGCGAACTGCTGCTGACAAGTACATACTCTGCCGGACTGACAAAGATTTTTGACAGGGCAACCCTGTCGCTGAACATGCAGTACCGCGAATCGGAAGAGGCTGAAGATTCGGCCGGTGACGGTCAGGATTCGGGCAGCGGCACCACCCGCAGCTGGCGGCCTTCGTTACGGGGTACATATGAGCTTTCGCCCAGAGCCACGCTGGGCGGCGGCCTGACATACGAAAGCGAAGACGCCCCCGATGGTGTGACTGACCGCTGGTACTGTGATGCTTCGCTGTCGTACGCCATGCAGGAGAATGTTACCGCAAGCCTGACGTACAGATATAAAAGCGTGGACGAAGCGGGTGAAAACCCGTGGGCCGCAAACCGCATTATGGCCGAAGTCGGCGTCACGTTCTAA
- a CDS encoding phenylacetate--CoA ligase family protein, with protein MSDSAETVRTNAPDWFSYVARHVIAPMWAVYEHSPYLRHLKTVSANQYRPLDEMRALQWERLRGLLRHAAAHVPYYRALWAAQGIDADSVRSWDDFYALPVLEKEHIRSAGRTLLAGNVPEDKLVWTKTSGSTGVSLEIAKDEASQQWKRACTLRHDMWAGWRLGERVGAVWGNPESSQNWRLWLRNLLLQRMTFLDTLRMDEAAMNDFHRTLLRVRPVLLFGHAHSLYLFASFMKARGLSGIYPRGIISTAMVLHDFERAMVEDVFRCKVTNRYGCEEVSLIACECEQHQGLHVNMDTLVVECVDADGRPVPEGEPGAVVVTDLSNLAMPFIRYRVGDVSRFMAGTCACGRSYPRLAAVEGRIADYVRTPQGEFISGISLTENFAMKLSGVKQLQIVQEELDYLVFRMVRGADWQDSALETLAQLVWTRFGRSMRYDVEFTDSIQSESSGKFRFCISRLAEKPFSPGA; from the coding sequence ATGTCTGATTCCGCAGAGACTGTCCGCACCAATGCACCGGACTGGTTTTCGTATGTGGCGCGCCACGTTATTGCTCCCATGTGGGCGGTGTACGAACATTCACCGTATCTGCGTCACCTGAAAACCGTCAGTGCAAACCAGTACCGTCCGCTTGACGAAATGCGCGCGCTGCAGTGGGAACGCCTGCGCGGTCTCTTGCGGCATGCGGCTGCTCATGTGCCTTACTACCGTGCTCTGTGGGCTGCACAGGGCATAGATGCCGACAGCGTGCGCAGCTGGGATGATTTTTACGCACTGCCGGTGCTGGAAAAAGAACACATCCGCTCTGCGGGCAGGACCCTGCTGGCCGGTAATGTGCCGGAGGACAAACTTGTCTGGACAAAAACATCCGGTTCAACAGGTGTTTCGCTGGAGATAGCCAAGGATGAAGCCAGCCAGCAGTGGAAAAGAGCCTGCACCCTGCGCCATGACATGTGGGCGGGCTGGCGTCTGGGCGAACGTGTGGGCGCTGTGTGGGGCAATCCTGAAAGTTCGCAGAACTGGCGCCTCTGGCTGCGTAATCTGCTGCTGCAGCGCATGACCTTTCTGGACACGCTGCGGATGGATGAAGCGGCCATGAACGATTTTCACCGTACGCTGCTGCGTGTGCGGCCGGTGTTGCTCTTCGGCCATGCCCATTCTCTGTACCTTTTTGCTTCGTTCATGAAGGCCCGCGGGCTGTCGGGCATTTATCCGCGGGGTATCATCAGCACGGCCATGGTGCTGCACGATTTTGAACGCGCCATGGTGGAGGATGTGTTCCGCTGCAAAGTGACCAACCGCTACGGTTGCGAAGAGGTCAGTCTCATTGCCTGCGAATGCGAGCAGCATCAGGGGCTGCATGTAAATATGGACACGCTGGTGGTGGAATGTGTGGATGCCGATGGCAGGCCGGTACCTGAGGGTGAACCCGGAGCAGTGGTGGTAACTGACCTGAGCAACCTTGCCATGCCTTTCATCCGCTACCGCGTGGGTGATGTTTCACGGTTTATGGCCGGTACCTGCGCCTGCGGACGCAGCTATCCGCGGCTTGCCGCGGTGGAGGGCAGAATAGCCGACTACGTGCGCACGCCGCAGGGAGAGTTTATTTCCGGCATTTCGCTGACCGAAAATTTCGCCATGAAGCTTTCCGGCGTAAAGCAGCTGCAGATTGTGCAGGAAGAGCTGGATTATCTGGTGTTCCGCATGGTGCGCGGCGCCGACTGGCAGGATAGCGCGCTGGAGACTCTGGCGCAGCTGGTGTGGACCCGTTTCGGCCGGAGCATGCGGTACGACGTGGAGTTTACAGACTCCATACAGTCGGAAAGCAGCGGTAAGTTCCGGTTCTGTATTTCCCGACTGGCCGAAAAACCGTTTTCACCGGGAGCATAG
- a CDS encoding glycosyltransferase family 2 protein, producing the protein MLYAFLCLILAFATAATAWLALLAVLGWRPCVRQSPVSAFSAASDRDRTGGCFFAVVIPAHDEESGIARTVQAALAMEYPADEFRVLVVADNCTDGTAQAASGAGATVLVRSDAARRGKGYALRFAFDALLGGAHGCAGCSCVSLPRVDAVVVLDADTVPDAGLLREFAAGLQAGNHVMQAEYGILNPDAAPLTWWLHVGNVMENILFYEGKMRLGLPAVLRGNGMCFSAAVLRAHPWRAFSITEDTEYTLELLRAGVGVRYMPQTQVLAESPVTVEQLRMQRLRWASGNAGISRREALVLMRQGLAERQAALFDAGWSMLTGSRPLMLLTVLLPLAAGVLLHSGFITAWSMCLLAVQAAMVVAGTVSAGLTRRRVLWTLYLPVVVYELVYATVRGLLGINRTVWQRTKRV; encoded by the coding sequence GTGCTGTACGCGTTTTTATGCCTGATTCTGGCATTTGCCACGGCCGCCACAGCATGGCTTGCGCTGTTGGCGGTGCTTGGCTGGCGGCCATGCGTGCGGCAGTCGCCTGTATCCGCTTTTTCTGCTGCTTCAGACAGGGATCGGACCGGCGGCTGTTTTTTTGCGGTTGTCATACCGGCCCATGACGAAGAGTCCGGCATCGCCCGCACAGTGCAGGCCGCACTGGCCATGGAGTATCCTGCGGATGAATTCCGTGTGCTGGTGGTGGCCGATAACTGCACGGACGGTACGGCGCAGGCGGCATCCGGCGCGGGTGCCACGGTGCTTGTGCGGTCCGATGCCGCCCGCAGAGGCAAGGGCTATGCCCTGCGTTTTGCGTTTGATGCCCTGCTGGGCGGCGCTCACGGGTGCGCAGGCTGCTCCTGTGTTTCGCTGCCCCGGGTGGATGCTGTGGTGGTGCTGGATGCAGACACGGTGCCGGACGCAGGCCTGCTGCGTGAATTTGCCGCGGGACTGCAGGCCGGTAATCATGTCATGCAGGCGGAATACGGAATTCTGAATCCCGATGCGGCGCCGCTGACCTGGTGGCTGCATGTGGGCAACGTGATGGAAAATATTCTGTTTTACGAAGGCAAAATGCGTCTGGGCCTGCCTGCCGTGCTGCGGGGCAACGGCATGTGTTTTTCCGCCGCGGTGCTGCGGGCGCACCCATGGCGGGCTTTTTCCATCACCGAAGACACTGAGTACACGCTGGAACTGCTGCGTGCGGGCGTGGGGGTGCGCTACATGCCGCAGACGCAGGTGCTGGCCGAAAGCCCCGTCACGGTGGAACAGCTGCGCATGCAGCGTCTGCGCTGGGCTTCCGGCAATGCCGGTATTTCCCGGCGCGAGGCACTGGTTCTCATGCGGCAGGGGCTGGCAGAGCGTCAGGCGGCCCTGTTTGATGCGGGCTGGAGTATGCTGACGGGCAGCAGACCGCTGATGCTGCTGACTGTTCTGCTGCCGCTGGCTGCCGGGGTGCTGCTGCATAGCGGGTTCATTACGGCATGGAGCATGTGCCTGCTGGCGGTGCAGGCCGCCATGGTTGTTGCGGGAACCGTCAGTGCGGGACTTACCCGTCGGCGGGTTCTGTGGACGCTGTATCTGCCGGTGGTGGTGTACGAGCTTGTTTATGCCACTGTCAGAGGCCTTCTGGGCATCAACCGCACTGTATGGCAAAGGACAAAACGCGTATGA
- a CDS encoding XrtA/PEP-CTERM system-associated ATPase has translation MYNEFFHLRTKPFELLPDPDFLYPSKAHRKALAYFEYGLSERSGFILLTGEVGSGKTTLIREMLKRDLGRMVLSKVFNTRVDSTQLVAMINDDFGLETAGRDKMVMLRDLNDFLIDQYAAGRRAVLVIDEAQNLSQELLEEVRMLSNLETDSAKLLQIILVGQPELRDLLRSPALVQLRQRIQVHCHIAPLSQEELREYVLFRLERAGNRDAMEWGEGVFGLMHEATRGIPRLVNILCDYVLLDAYAAGRRSINSAELQDLLAELDFERQFWPVDETSAPAPAAEQQRRTAVRRDASSVARRMMLMLQDLGQRLDVLERGYEKSGPDMLADMAERLGALEKRVTVLAGRVESLHAERMQRGAAPQVQPYRQKPERRKGWFRRVFGGD, from the coding sequence GTGTACAACGAGTTTTTTCATCTGCGGACAAAGCCTTTCGAGCTGCTGCCCGATCCTGACTTTCTGTACCCCAGCAAAGCCCACCGCAAGGCGCTGGCGTATTTTGAATACGGGCTCAGTGAACGTTCAGGCTTCATACTGCTGACCGGCGAGGTCGGGTCGGGCAAGACCACGCTCATCCGGGAGATGCTCAAGCGTGATCTGGGCCGCATGGTTTTGTCCAAGGTGTTTAACACGCGGGTGGATTCAACCCAGCTCGTGGCCATGATCAATGATGACTTCGGGCTGGAAACGGCGGGCCGCGACAAGATGGTCATGCTGCGTGATCTGAATGATTTTCTCATAGATCAGTATGCGGCGGGACGGCGGGCTGTTCTGGTCATAGACGAGGCCCAGAACCTGAGTCAGGAACTGTTGGAAGAAGTGCGCATGCTGTCCAATCTGGAAACGGACAGCGCCAAACTGCTGCAGATAATTCTGGTGGGACAGCCGGAACTGCGCGATCTGCTGCGTTCACCTGCACTGGTACAGTTGCGCCAGCGCATACAGGTGCATTGCCACATTGCGCCGCTCAGTCAGGAAGAGCTGCGCGAGTATGTGCTCTTCAGGCTGGAACGGGCGGGCAACCGCGACGCCATGGAGTGGGGTGAGGGAGTTTTCGGGCTGATGCACGAGGCAACCCGCGGCATACCCCGACTGGTCAATATTTTGTGTGATTATGTGCTGCTTGATGCCTATGCCGCCGGACGGCGCAGCATAAACTCTGCGGAGTTGCAGGACCTGCTGGCGGAACTGGATTTTGAAAGACAGTTCTGGCCCGTGGATGAAACGTCGGCACCTGCCCCCGCCGCAGAGCAGCAGCGGCGCACTGCCGTACGGCGCGATGCTTCCAGTGTGGCCCGCCGTATGATGCTGATGCTGCAGGATCTGGGACAGCGGCTTGATGTGCTGGAACGCGGTTATGAAAAAAGCGGGCCGGACATGCTGGCGGATATGGCTGAACGGCTGGGCGCACTGGAAAAGCGCGTGACGGTGCTGGCCGGCAGGGTGGAGTCGCTGCACGCGGAAAGAATGCAGCGCGGGGCCGCACCGCAGGTACAGCCTTACCGGCAGAAGCCGGAACGGCGCAAAGGATGGTTTCGGCGGGTTTTCGGCGGCGATTGA
- a CDS encoding glycosyltransferase translates to MSAALPSSACILPEKGPVTVAHCIASNFYGGPERQVLTHLEHLQRSGVRPLLIPFFEEGRRNELYLHAQERGIPVAPLRRQGAFNPLLIGELAGVLHREQVHLLVTHGYKANVVGRLASWFMRVPEVAVSRGWTGECPRVRLYERLDRLFLRFARHVVAVSAGQRAKVVEAGVPAARVSVIHNAIDLETYPPSAGVLRPLLGIPDTAEVVITAGRLSPEKNHAGMIRAAAMVLERHPDVYFAVFGEGALRSRLERQIEEAGLQNRFFLPGFRKDMRGIMHECDIFVLPSFTEGLPNVALEAAACRRPVVCTRAGGSPEVVRHGHTGLVTEPGDDAALAAAVGSLLDDPALRRTMGENAYSFISRSFSYAGQTEQYLNLYRRITPMPCAVTPQHCAWTDGRGGAVSGKEQQQPVRRQEDA, encoded by the coding sequence ATGAGCGCCGCTTTACCGTCATCTGCATGCATTTTACCCGAAAAAGGCCCCGTCACCGTGGCACATTGCATAGCGAGCAATTTTTACGGGGGGCCGGAACGGCAGGTGCTTACCCATCTGGAGCATCTGCAGCGTTCAGGGGTGCGTCCGCTGCTCATTCCTTTTTTTGAAGAAGGCAGGCGTAACGAGCTGTATCTGCATGCACAGGAGCGGGGTATTCCCGTGGCGCCGCTGAGACGGCAGGGAGCGTTTAATCCGCTGCTCATCGGGGAACTGGCGGGGGTGCTGCACCGTGAACAGGTGCATCTGCTTGTCACGCACGGATACAAAGCCAATGTTGTGGGCAGACTGGCATCGTGGTTTATGCGTGTGCCGGAGGTGGCCGTATCACGCGGCTGGACCGGCGAGTGCCCGCGAGTGCGGTTGTATGAGCGTCTGGACAGGCTTTTTCTGCGGTTTGCCAGACATGTTGTGGCGGTTTCCGCCGGACAGCGCGCCAAAGTTGTCGAAGCCGGCGTGCCGGCTGCCAGGGTAAGCGTCATTCACAACGCCATTGATCTGGAGACGTACCCTCCTTCTGCGGGGGTGCTGCGCCCGCTGCTGGGCATACCGGATACGGCGGAGGTGGTCATCACCGCGGGCAGGCTGTCGCCGGAAAAGAATCACGCCGGAATGATACGTGCGGCGGCCATGGTTCTCGAGCGGCATCCTGATGTGTATTTTGCCGTTTTCGGCGAGGGGGCGCTGCGCAGCCGGTTGGAGCGTCAGATAGAGGAAGCCGGACTGCAGAACCGTTTTTTTCTTCCCGGATTCCGTAAGGACATGCGCGGCATCATGCACGAATGCGATATTTTTGTTCTGCCCAGTTTTACCGAGGGCCTGCCCAATGTGGCGCTGGAGGCAGCTGCCTGCCGCAGGCCCGTGGTCTGCACGCGCGCCGGAGGTTCGCCCGAGGTGGTGCGCCACGGGCACACGGGGCTGGTGACGGAACCGGGTGACGATGCCGCACTGGCCGCCGCCGTCGGCTCTCTGCTGGATGATCCCGCCCTGCGCAGAACCATGGGCGAAAATGCTTATTCGTTCATCAGCCGGTCATTTTCCTATGCGGGGCAGACAGAGCAGTATCTGAATCTTTACAGACGGATAACGCCGATGCCCTGTGCCGTTACCCCGCAGCATTGTGCGTGGACGGACGGCCGCGGCGGTGCCGTGTCCGGCAAGGAACAGCAGCAGCCCGTGCGGCGGCAGGAGGACGCGTAA
- a CDS encoding M24 family metallopeptidase produces the protein MPCAITSPKFGLRGLRLARTLHEGFVLTVEPGVYFIPDLIARWTGERRCADFICYDRLHEWSGFGGIRIEDDVLVTAGGPQVLGRPIPKTVREIEEAMRG, from the coding sequence TTGCCCTGCGCCATAACCTCACCCAAGTTCGGACTGCGCGGTCTGCGGCTGGCCCGCACCCTGCACGAAGGCTTTGTGCTCACCGTGGAACCGGGAGTGTACTTCATACCCGACCTCATAGCCCGCTGGACAGGAGAACGGCGCTGCGCCGACTTCATATGTTATGACAGGCTGCACGAATGGAGCGGTTTTGGCGGCATACGCATAGAGGATGACGTGCTGGTGACTGCCGGAGGACCGCAGGTGCTGGGCAGACCCATTCCCAAAACCGTACGCGAAATCGAAGAAGCCATGCGCGGATAA
- a CDS encoding SLBB domain-containing protein yields the protein MAQGKTPQQLTTELSRKLAELVRNPIVTVSVTQVRNNSVTVHGAGVQAAVVPLERSTTLLELLAQLSPGDTADFDNAYLSRQGRRIVSGFTGLFVKGETENDVALQPGDRIFIPYRADRNVFVMGAVNNPMAIPHHDGLSVLEALLEAGSFNKFADRNNTVIVRHDGVEKKSIAVRGGDLVNDGDLTQNLELQPGDYVIVKKSFF from the coding sequence ATGGCGCAGGGCAAAACGCCTCAGCAGCTGACCACAGAACTGTCGCGCAAGCTTGCCGAACTGGTACGCAACCCCATTGTAACCGTAAGCGTGACACAGGTGCGCAACAATTCGGTCACGGTGCACGGTGCGGGGGTGCAGGCGGCCGTGGTGCCGCTGGAACGCAGCACCACCCTGCTGGAGCTGCTGGCGCAGCTGTCTCCGGGAGATACGGCAGACTTTGACAATGCCTACCTTTCCCGTCAGGGGCGCAGAATAGTCTCCGGTTTTACCGGCCTGTTTGTAAAAGGCGAAACGGAAAACGATGTGGCTTTGCAGCCGGGGGACAGAATCTTCATTCCGTACCGTGCCGACCGCAATGTTTTTGTAATGGGCGCGGTGAACAACCCCATGGCCATTCCTCACCACGACGGGCTGAGCGTGCTTGAAGCGCTGCTTGAGGCAGGCAGTTTCAACAAATTTGCCGACAGGAACAATACAGTGATAGTACGGCATGACGGGGTGGAAAAAAAATCCATTGCCGTGCGCGGCGGCGATCTGGTGAACGACGGCGACCTGACCCAGAATCTGGAATTGCAGCCGGGTGACTACGTAATAGTGAAAAAGAGCTTTTTCTAG